The Branchiostoma floridae strain S238N-H82 chromosome 17, Bfl_VNyyK, whole genome shotgun sequence genome has a window encoding:
- the LOC118404587 gene encoding extracellular protease inhibitor 10-like — MVFSQVIVLTFLVAGCQAKSLVARQGLLDPYGCLMACPLLFDPVCGSDGITYSSPCHLDEAACQLAEHFANRPDYKPLTMASEAPCTRETQDRKRQFDSDCPMYCPEYYSPICGSNGQTYSNICFLQMAACVSAANDADARPIVLWHPGGCNADGSVMDLPLLS; from the exons atggtgttcTCACAGGTGATAGTTCTCACCTTTCTGGTGGCAG GTTGCCAGGCCAAGTCTCTGGTTGCCCGGCAGGGCTTGCTGGACCCGTATGGCTGCCTGATGGCCTGTCCGCTGCTGTTCGACCCTGTCTGCGGGTCTGACGGGATCACCTACAGCAGCCCCTGTCATCTGGACGAGGCCGCATGCCAACTGGCCGAACA CTTCGCCAACCGACCTGACTACAAGCCCCTGACGATGGCCAGCGAGGCCCCCTGTACCCGTGAGACCCAGGACCGTAAGCGGCAGTTCGACTCCGACTGTCCCATGTACTGTCCGGAGTACTACTCCCCGATCTGCGGCAGTAACGGGCAGACGTACAGCAACATCTGCTTCTTACAGATGGCTGCCTGCGTATCTGC TGCCAACGATGCCGACGCAAGGCCCATCGTCCTGTGGCACCCTGGCGGCTGTAACGCTGACGGCAGCGTGATGGACCTCCCGCTGTTATCCTGA
- the LOC118404639 gene encoding tomoregulin-1-like: MAVSLGVLLIFLAAGCQAKSVAKPKRQSLSEEGWYQAGCLNHMGCGVSVDGPFCASNGQTYHNYCAFLTAACIWPFEYPDDPPVVYEHDGRCNSARTHAYHQKRQGTALTDEPWYQAGCLDYVFECHMTGTEGPFCASNGVTYHNPCAFQSAACIWPYEYPNDPPVTVVHNGACA, translated from the exons ATGGCGGTCTCACTGGGCGTGCTTCTGATCTTTCTGGCAGCAG GCTGCCAAGCCAAGTCCGTGGCCAAACCGAAGCGCCAGTCGCTGTCGGAGGAAGGCTGGTACCAGGCGGGATGTCTGAACCACATGGGCTGCGGCGTCTCCGTGGACGGGCCCTTCTGTGCCAGTAACGGACAAACCTACCACAACTACTGCGCCTTTCTCACTGCTGCATGCATCTGGCC ATTCGAGTATCCGGATGACCCACCTGTTGTGTATGAGCACGATGGAAGATGCA ACTCGGCCCGGACTCACGCCTACCACCAGAAGCGCCAGGGGACCGCCCTGACAGACGAGCCTTGGTACCAGGCCGGTTGCCTTGACTACGTGTTCGAGTGTCACATGACCGGCACGGAGGGCCCGTTCTGCGCCAGCAACGGTGTGACGTACCACAACCCCTGTGCCTTCCAGAGCGCCGCCTGCATCTGGCC ATATGAGTACCCCAATGATCCACCAGTCACAGTTGTGCATAACGGCGCATGCGCCTAG